From one Colletotrichum destructivum chromosome 3, complete sequence genomic stretch:
- a CDS encoding Putative AAA+ ATPase domain, P-loop containing nucleoside triphosphate hydrolase, with protein MRLPNRSPPILRITNGTFYRRHPNVHSTQPNPPLFSNLSFELPSFTETKNHWCIVGPSLSGKTTLLQVLRGQHLAIPPTARAYPYLSTDKVPARLRIANRAIQYVGFDGEQGGALGGPTTSAYLAARYESRRENTDFSLRDFLVGNTELNPLETLPGEENLIPRELLERVVTDLRLDPLLDLPVAFLSNGQGRRARIARALLTTPEVLLLDEPFMGLDPPTVASLSPLLQSLAERQSPRLVLSARPQDPLPDWITHLIYLRSDCQIGSMGPKDMVLEGFRKYVRGVWKGGLQEDEKLPVHSLVEMGKTLTANGVEGDGLFESNEKGQHAAESAAAVEGSPSQTRFGEPLVEMDGCQVRYGNKIALGNWSQDTPSGPKDGLIWTVRRGERWGVFGPNGSGKTTVVSLLCSDHPQTYSLPIKLFGRSRLPEPGSGQQPLTFWDIQSRIGHSSPEVHQHMPRGLTVRQVLENAWADTFKGIPKLDDEARGKVEATLRWFAPELNPGHSNSVAVGSSSDNLSWSDEYLFGGLSFSAQRIALLLRAVIKNPDVVVLDEAFSGMDDAVRDKCMLFLAKGEEKTHSGDRIVDSEAAKAGEVRVRGLTEQQALICISHIKEEVPDCVREWICLPEANEGLPARFGQFDGPLRTDGKRWKALWGV; from the coding sequence ATGAGGCTACCGAATCGTTCTCCCCCGATTCTGCGGATCACCAATGGCACCTTctaccgccgccacccaaACGTGCACTCGACGCAACCGAACCCGCCGCTTTTCAGCAACCTAAGCTTCGAGCTGCCGTCCTTCACCGAGACCAAGAACCACTGGTGCATCGTCGGGCCCTCGCTCTCGGGCAAGACGACGCTGCTGCAGGTTCTGCGGGGCCAGCACCTCGCGATTCCGCCCACAGCGCGGGCATACCCGTACCTTTCGACCGACAAGGTACCGGCGCGGCTGCGGATCGCGAACCGGGCAATTCAGTACGTCGGTTTCGATGGCGAACAAGGCGGGGCGCTGGGCGGGCCAACGACGAGCGCGTACCTCGCGGCGCGGTACGagtcgagaagggagaaCACGGATTTCTCGCTGCGGGACTTTCTGGTGGGCAACACAGAGCTGAACCCGCTCGAGACTTTGCCTGGGGAGGAGAACCTGATACCCAGGGAGCTTCTGGAGAGGGTCGTCACGGACCTGCGGCTGGACCCGCTCCTCGATTTGCCTGTAGCATTCCTGAGCAATgggcaggggaggagggcgcgCATCGCGAGGGCGCTGTTGACGACGCCCGAGGTTCTGCTGCTAGACGAGCCGTTCATGGGGCTCGACCCGCCTACCGTTGCGTCGTTGAGCCCGCTGCTCCAGTCGCTGGCCGAGCGGCAGAGCCCCAGGCTGGTCCTCAGCGCGAGGCCCCAGGATCCTCTGCCCGATTGGATCACGCACCTGATCTACCTCCGCAGCGACTGCCAGATCGGCTCGATGGGCCCCAAGGACATGGTGCTGGAAGGTTTCAGGAAGTATGTCAGGGGCGTGTGGAAAGGAGGGCTGcaggaggacgagaagctcccCGTGCACTCGCTCGTGGAGATGGGCAAGACCTTGACTGCGaatggcgtcgagggcgatgggCTCTTTGAGTCGAACGAGAAGGGCCAGCATGCCGCCGAGTCTGCGGCTGCGGTGGAGGGCTCACCCTCCCAGACGCGATTCGGCGAGCCCTTGGTCGAGATGGACGGTTGCCAAGTGAGGTATGGAAACAAGATCGCACTGGGCAACTGGTCTCAAGACACGCCATCCGGCCCCAAGGACGGCCTCATCTGGACAGTTCGTAGAGGAGAGCGATGGGGCGTGTTCGGCCCGAACGGGTCGGGCAAGACCACCGTCGTCTCCCTCCTCTGTTCCGATCACCCTCAGACGTACTCTCTCCCCATCAAGCTGTTCGGCAGAAGTAGACTGCCCGAGCCTGGATCCGGTCAACAGCCCCTCACGTTCTGGGACATCCAGTCACGTATTGGACACTCGAGCCCTGAGGTCCACCAACACATGCCCCGGGGTCTGACGGTACGGCAAGTACTGGAGAACGCGTGGGCGGACACGTTCAAGGGGATCCCCAAGCTCGACGATGAGGCACGAGGCAAGGTCGAAGCCACACTGCGCTGGTTTGCCCCCGAACTAAACCCGGGCCACAGCAACAGTGTCGCCGtaggcagcagcagcgacaacCTGTCCTGGTCTGACGAATACCTTTTTGGCGGTCTCTCTTTCAGCGCCCAGCGCATCGCTTTGCTGCTGCGGGCCGTTATCAAGAACCCCGACGTGGtggtgctcgacgaggcaTTCAGCGGCATGGACGACGCGGTGCGGGACAAGTGCATGCTCTTCctggccaagggcgaggagaagacgcACAGCGGCGATCGGATCGTAGACAgcgaggcggccaaggcgggCGAAGTCAGGGTCAGGGGTCTGACGGAACAGCAGGCGTTGATCTGCATCAGCCACATCAAGGAGGAGGTACCGGACTGCGTGCGCGAGTGGATCTGCCTgcccgaggccaacgaggGCCTTCCGGCGCGGTTTGGACAATTTGACGGGCCGTTGAGGACGGACGGGAAGCGGTGGAAGGCGCTCTGGGGTGTGTAG